A genomic region of Zea mays cultivar B73 chromosome 6, Zm-B73-REFERENCE-NAM-5.0, whole genome shotgun sequence contains the following coding sequences:
- the LOC103629758 gene encoding uncharacterized protein isoform X2, which yields MKNIDRPPSNPKRIIIQSTQECFSVDIPRVPTETVRHETRQAADEDDDFMPLSKKRNFDDSPGKVLKKVVTKRRKVVDPPPRQRLNVRCNPQDVLVSIQILNDRQRQAIARRGFSSILDMRLDVLGSRSHLAWLMEKLDHNDMTIRAGPGKELKITKDTVHLILGLPNAGGGTALGIDEAVAANNLRAELGLSKEDFGVAALQDLLRKGSDDDLSITSFFLILFNRLLFPTASWGITNHEVLLTEEMDRFHQMDWCQLIFNDLCQATKKWHTRSVTNVSTTIYGCSIVILLYYLDHLHDAAAPQNKRGTPRIKYFDRNIIQALTRADKGKIRKGEEPFGHCSFRSSTETCYTAVPPVEAQFKA from the exons ATGAAGAACATAGACCGACCTCCTTCTAATCCAAAACGGATTATAATCCAGTCTACTCAAGAGTGCTTCAGCGTTGACATACCCCGTGTTCCGACAGAGACTGTTAGACACGAAACAAGGCAGGCTGCTGATGAGGACGATGACTTTATGCCATTATCCAAGAAGCGTAACTTCGACGACAGTCCTGGGAAAGTCTTGAAGAAGGTAGTCACAAAGCGGAGGAAAGTAGTGGACCCCCCCCCCCGACAG AGGCTTAACGTGAGATGCAACCCCCAAGATGTATTAGTAAGCATCCAGATATTAAATGACAGACAGCGCCAAGCAATTGCACGGAGGGGATTTTCCAGTATTCTTGATATGAGACTTGACGTACTCGGCAGCAGATCACATTTAGCTTGGCTGATGGAAAAGCTCGACCACAATGACATGACAATTCGAGCCGGCCCAGGGAAGGAGCTGAAAATTACAAAGGATACGGTGCACCTTATTTTGGGGCTACCAAATGCTGGTGGAGGAACTGCATTGGGCATCGATGAAGCTGTTGCTGCCAACAATTTAAGAGCTGAACTTGGTTTATCGAAAGAAGATTTTGGGGTTGCAGCTCTTCAAGATCTTCTGAGGAAAGGGTCTGACGATGATTTAAGCATCACATCCTTTTTCCTGATACTGTTCAATAGGTTGTTGTTCCCTACTGCCAGCTGGGGAATAACCAACCATGAGGTTCTTTTAACTGAGGAGATGGATCGTTTCCACCAGATGGATTGGTGCCAGCTTATTTTCAATGATTTATGCCAAGCTACCAAGAAGTGGCATACTAGGAGCGTTACGAACGTTTCTACAACCATCTACGGATGTTCCATCGTCATTCTT ctgtattatttggatcatcttcATGACGCAGCGGCACCTCAGAACAAACGTGGAACACCACGAATCAAATATTTTGATAGGAATATTATTCAAGCACTGACAAGAGCTGACAAGGGCAAAATACGCAAAGGAGAAGAACCATTTGGACATTGTTCG TTCCGAAGCTCCACAGAGACCTGCTACACAGCTGTACCACCCGTTGAAGCACAATTCAAGGCATGA
- the LOC103629758 gene encoding uncharacterized protein isoform X1 translates to MKNIDRPPSNPKRIIIQSTQECFSVDIPRVPTETVRHETRQAADEDDDFMPLSKKRNFDDSPGKVLKKVVTKRRKVVDPPPRQRLNVRCNPQDVLVSIQILNDRQRQAIARRGFSSILDMRLDVLGSRSHLAWLMEKLDHNDMTIRAGPGKELKITKDTVHLILGLPNAGGGTALGIDEAVAANNLRAELGLSKEDFGVAALQDLLRKGSDDDLSITSFFLILFNRLLFPTASWGITNHEVLLTEEMDRFHQMDWCQLIFNDLCQATKKWHTRSVTNVSTTIYGCSIVILLYYLDHLHDAAAPQNKRGTPRIKYFDRNIIQALTRADKGKIRKGEEPFGHCSVFFYVSIIFYMHMIMFTYIYASL, encoded by the exons ATGAAGAACATAGACCGACCTCCTTCTAATCCAAAACGGATTATAATCCAGTCTACTCAAGAGTGCTTCAGCGTTGACATACCCCGTGTTCCGACAGAGACTGTTAGACACGAAACAAGGCAGGCTGCTGATGAGGACGATGACTTTATGCCATTATCCAAGAAGCGTAACTTCGACGACAGTCCTGGGAAAGTCTTGAAGAAGGTAGTCACAAAGCGGAGGAAAGTAGTGGACCCCCCCCCCCGACAG AGGCTTAACGTGAGATGCAACCCCCAAGATGTATTAGTAAGCATCCAGATATTAAATGACAGACAGCGCCAAGCAATTGCACGGAGGGGATTTTCCAGTATTCTTGATATGAGACTTGACGTACTCGGCAGCAGATCACATTTAGCTTGGCTGATGGAAAAGCTCGACCACAATGACATGACAATTCGAGCCGGCCCAGGGAAGGAGCTGAAAATTACAAAGGATACGGTGCACCTTATTTTGGGGCTACCAAATGCTGGTGGAGGAACTGCATTGGGCATCGATGAAGCTGTTGCTGCCAACAATTTAAGAGCTGAACTTGGTTTATCGAAAGAAGATTTTGGGGTTGCAGCTCTTCAAGATCTTCTGAGGAAAGGGTCTGACGATGATTTAAGCATCACATCCTTTTTCCTGATACTGTTCAATAGGTTGTTGTTCCCTACTGCCAGCTGGGGAATAACCAACCATGAGGTTCTTTTAACTGAGGAGATGGATCGTTTCCACCAGATGGATTGGTGCCAGCTTATTTTCAATGATTTATGCCAAGCTACCAAGAAGTGGCATACTAGGAGCGTTACGAACGTTTCTACAACCATCTACGGATGTTCCATCGTCATTCTT ctgtattatttggatcatcttcATGACGCAGCGGCACCTCAGAACAAACGTGGAACACCACGAATCAAATATTTTGATAGGAATATTATTCAAGCACTGACAAGAGCTGACAAGGGCAAAATACGCAAAGGAGAAGAACCATTTGGACATTGTTCGGTATTTTTTTATGTGTCAATCATTTTTTACATGCATATGATAATGTTCACATACATTTATGCCAGTTTGTAA